Proteins encoded in a region of the Saccharothrix ecbatanensis genome:
- a CDS encoding ParB/RepB/Spo0J family partition protein encodes MRDLRAADSPRIEGENSDHAGALAESGAVLPPIVVHQSTMRVVDGMHRLRAAMLRGDEFIDVVFVDGTDADAFVLAVELNHAHGLPLSAADRKAAAIRIMGYHPYWSDRRIAAVTGLAASTVGLIRARSTDRIEQLNTRVGQDGRVRPHDSAESRRLAGELIASNPDASLREIAKAAGISPATASDVRARLARGELPVTPHQRRASEIGVAAARRAEAAPVKFIENLRKDPSLRFSETGRALLRLLDCHVMDQRQWDDIIQSVPAHQRSTVVLLARECATIWQGFADRLARWADDTSPRGPQSA; translated from the coding sequence GTGCGGGATCTGCGGGCGGCGGATTCGCCCCGGATCGAAGGGGAGAACTCCGACCACGCCGGAGCGCTCGCGGAATCGGGCGCGGTGCTGCCGCCGATCGTCGTCCACCAGTCGACCATGCGGGTGGTCGACGGGATGCACCGGTTGCGCGCCGCGATGCTCCGTGGTGATGAATTCATCGACGTGGTCTTCGTCGACGGCACCGACGCGGACGCGTTCGTGCTGGCGGTCGAGCTCAACCACGCGCACGGCCTGCCGTTGTCCGCGGCCGACCGGAAAGCGGCTGCCATTCGCATCATGGGCTACCACCCGTATTGGTCCGACCGTCGCATCGCCGCCGTCACCGGCCTGGCCGCCAGCACGGTCGGCTTGATTCGGGCGCGTTCAACCGACCGAATCGAACAGTTGAACACCCGGGTCGGCCAGGACGGCCGCGTGCGTCCGCACGACAGCGCCGAGAGCCGCAGGCTCGCCGGCGAGTTGATCGCCTCCAATCCCGACGCGTCCTTGCGCGAGATCGCCAAGGCCGCCGGCATCTCGCCGGCCACCGCGAGCGATGTCCGTGCCCGCCTCGCCCGCGGTGAACTCCCCGTGACGCCGCACCAGCGCCGCGCGTCGGAAATCGGCGTGGCCGCGGCGCGCCGCGCGGAAGCGGCACCGGTGAAGTTCATCGAGAACCTCAGGAAGGACCCCTCCCTGCGGTTCTCCGAGACGGGCCGGGCGCTGCTGCGGTTGCTCGACTGCCACGTGATGGATCAGCGGCAGTGGGACGACATCATCCAGAGCGTGCCGGCGCACCAGCGGAGCACGGTCGTGCTCCTGGCCCGGGAATGCGCCACCATCTGGCAGGGGTTCGCCGACCGGTTGGCACGCTGGGCGGACGACACCTCGCCGCGTGGACCTCAATCGGCGTGA
- a CDS encoding ATP-grasp domain-containing protein has protein sequence MRESDGVLLVIGSGLRLYREYLVASIHRCARTAGLGMVLLNNLKPTWQHAYFDRIIHTDVFDPDEMLATAREVAREHRIVGLMCWDEPVVLAAGELAAELGVPGLGVDGVRGCRDKSRTRAVLTAEGLPQPGYALTANLEEARAAAGRIGYPLVLKPRAMGASIGVVFAADESEVDAAFGVAMGAATVDRSRYGGGTIVEGYVGGEEISIDAAVHKGEYLPMFVARKQTGDQPYFEETGHIVDADDPLLRDAELMDVLARAHRALGVEDGITHSEVRLTDRGPLIIEVNGRLGGDLIPFLGRTATGIDPGEVLFSVATGQRPTITPTRNAVAGIRFGYPDHDCLVHGVTVPAEAPGLVLASPMVDPETTLRLPPGGYLARHSFVVCEADDRETCATRLDAAADMVRIDADPVDPPAPGTAFEMPAGLLDVDEQEGVIA, from the coding sequence ATGAGGGAATCCGATGGTGTGCTGCTGGTCATCGGGAGCGGGCTGCGGCTGTACCGCGAGTACCTGGTCGCGTCCATCCACCGGTGCGCCCGCACGGCCGGGCTCGGCATGGTGCTGCTGAACAACCTCAAGCCCACCTGGCAGCACGCGTACTTCGACCGGATCATCCACACGGATGTGTTCGACCCGGACGAGATGCTCGCCACGGCCCGGGAGGTCGCCCGTGAGCACCGGATCGTCGGCCTGATGTGCTGGGACGAGCCGGTCGTGCTCGCCGCGGGCGAACTCGCCGCCGAGCTGGGCGTCCCCGGCCTCGGTGTGGACGGCGTTCGGGGCTGCCGCGACAAGAGCCGGACCCGGGCCGTGCTGACCGCGGAAGGACTGCCGCAACCGGGTTACGCCCTGACCGCCAACCTTGAGGAAGCGCGCGCTGCGGCCGGCCGGATCGGCTACCCGCTCGTGCTCAAGCCAAGGGCGATGGGCGCCAGCATCGGGGTGGTGTTCGCGGCCGACGAGTCCGAAGTGGACGCCGCGTTCGGTGTCGCCATGGGCGCGGCCACGGTCGACCGGAGTCGCTACGGCGGGGGCACGATCGTGGAAGGCTACGTCGGCGGCGAGGAGATCAGCATCGATGCGGCCGTGCACAAGGGCGAGTACCTGCCGATGTTCGTGGCCCGCAAGCAGACCGGCGACCAGCCCTACTTCGAGGAGACCGGGCACATCGTCGACGCGGACGACCCGCTGCTGCGCGACGCCGAGCTGATGGACGTCCTGGCGCGGGCGCACCGCGCGCTCGGCGTCGAGGACGGCATCACCCACTCCGAGGTCCGACTGACCGACCGGGGCCCGCTGATCATCGAGGTGAACGGCAGGCTCGGCGGCGACCTGATCCCGTTCCTCGGCCGGACCGCGACCGGCATCGACCCCGGTGAGGTCCTGTTCTCCGTCGCCACCGGGCAGCGGCCCACGATCACCCCGACCCGGAACGCGGTCGCGGGCATCCGGTTCGGATACCCCGACCACGACTGCCTCGTCCACGGTGTCACCGTCCCGGCCGAGGCGCCTGGACTGGTCCTCGCGTCGCCGATGGTCGACCCGGAGACGACCCTGCGGCTGCCTCCCGGGGGCTATCTGGCCCGGCACTCGTTCGTGGTGTGCGAGGCCGACGACCGCGAGACCTGCGCCACGCGACTGGACGCGGCCGCCGACATGGTGCGCATCGACGCCGATCCGGTGGACCCGCCGGCACCCGGAACCGCGTTCGAGATGCCTGCTGGCCTGCTCGACGTCGACGAACAAGAGGGAGTCATCGCATGA
- a CDS encoding acyl-CoA dehydrogenase family protein: MTMTEPTRTDTPMTGAQILANAKALAPALRARAAEIEANRSLPADVVQMLRDAGVFRIGFSRAWGGPEMTSMEQTEVIEALSYGDASVGWCAKLGSDIGLHANFLDQDEARRMFPSIDMHSAGVLPVTGHAERVPGGYRLTGRWSFGSGSTHADWVASGAMVFENGEPYASPDGSNPHESRLFVVPGEQVESIDNWHTLGLCGSGSSDYTITDVFVPENHTLTFDNPKVPNGPLVQPDVIQRSMCGVPLGTARAALDYVRGLAIERVDMLKGSPWRMSGLAWKDNEHIQITLAECEADYSTTRAGVYRALERQWEVTADGIGTLDDLTPDERVAPALTGWQAFQMAKRVVMRLCDLLGTAAIRSGDPMNRWLRDTTTMAMHPTARDRVTQTVGAHLVGARPSMRFMLGIVDKPKTESDPDSGQADG; encoded by the coding sequence ATGACCATGACAGAGCCGACCCGCACCGACACGCCGATGACCGGTGCGCAGATCCTCGCCAACGCCAAGGCGCTCGCGCCGGCTCTGCGTGCGCGGGCCGCGGAGATCGAGGCGAACCGGAGCCTGCCCGCGGACGTGGTGCAGATGCTGCGCGACGCAGGCGTGTTCCGGATCGGCTTCAGCCGGGCCTGGGGCGGTCCCGAGATGACCTCGATGGAGCAGACCGAGGTGATCGAGGCACTCTCCTACGGCGACGCGTCCGTGGGCTGGTGCGCCAAGCTGGGCTCGGACATCGGGCTGCACGCCAACTTCCTCGACCAGGACGAGGCGCGCAGGATGTTCCCCAGCATCGACATGCACTCCGCGGGCGTGCTCCCGGTCACCGGGCACGCGGAGCGGGTGCCCGGCGGCTACCGGCTCACCGGCCGGTGGTCCTTCGGCAGCGGCTCGACCCATGCCGACTGGGTGGCCTCCGGGGCGATGGTGTTCGAGAACGGCGAGCCCTACGCCAGCCCGGACGGCAGCAACCCGCACGAGTCGAGGCTGTTCGTGGTGCCGGGCGAGCAGGTCGAGTCCATCGACAACTGGCACACCCTCGGCCTGTGCGGCAGCGGCAGCTCCGACTACACGATCACCGACGTGTTCGTGCCGGAGAACCACACCCTGACCTTCGACAACCCGAAGGTCCCCAACGGACCGCTGGTGCAGCCGGACGTGATCCAGCGCAGCATGTGCGGCGTCCCGCTCGGCACGGCGCGGGCCGCGCTGGACTACGTGCGCGGCCTCGCCATCGAGCGGGTCGACATGCTCAAGGGCTCGCCGTGGCGGATGAGCGGCCTCGCCTGGAAGGACAACGAGCACATCCAGATCACGCTGGCCGAGTGCGAGGCCGACTACAGCACCACCCGCGCCGGGGTGTACCGGGCGCTGGAGCGGCAGTGGGAGGTCACCGCGGACGGCATCGGCACACTGGACGATCTCACCCCCGACGAGCGGGTCGCCCCTGCCCTGACCGGGTGGCAGGCCTTCCAGATGGCCAAGCGGGTCGTGATGCGGCTCTGCGACCTGCTCGGCACCGCCGCGATCCGCTCGGGCGACCCCATGAACCGGTGGCTGCGTGACACGACGACGATGGCCATGCACCCGACCGCGCGGGACCGGGTGACCCAGACGGTCGGCGCGCACCTGGTCGGCGCCAGGCCCTCCATGCGGTTCATGCTCGGCATCGTGGACAAGCCCAAGACCGAGTCCGACCCGGACAGCGGACAGGCAGATGGCTGA
- a CDS encoding FAD-binding oxidoreductase — protein MRPPAETDWQRLDRMVAGRVRRPGEPGFRGASTPFNKRFAATTPAGVVSVANVEDVRRAIEWARDSGVAAVARSGGHSYAGHSVNTGLVIDLSAMNTVSANGSTGLVTTAGGARMADVYAAIQPHEMAFALGNSATVGIGGLVLGGGCGATSRVFGLTADALVATTVVTADGRLLHCDANENADLFWACRGGGGGNFGINVSFTFQARPVADCSTYVLVWDRADAPKVFSALQEVVRRGPDEFAARIGVAKVGGSEAVVSAVGQHLGPASELREILDPVLAVAQPVHTRIADRTFWQAKDDLLHETAEDAFAVRTNIVTEPLPDEAVATMLSFVDSLPGSGSPDGGGAALFSWGGAINRVGRTDTAFAHRDAMFLLSMDTSWAETDEPAVVAANLRWLSELGDALSPYVSDGAFQNFMDPDLADWRTAYYGVNYPRLRKIKDRVDPDGFFTFAQSI, from the coding sequence GTGCGGCCCCCGGCTGAAACGGACTGGCAGCGCCTCGACCGCATGGTGGCAGGCCGCGTGCGCCGCCCGGGCGAACCCGGGTTCCGCGGTGCGAGCACGCCGTTCAACAAGCGGTTCGCCGCGACCACTCCTGCCGGAGTCGTGTCCGTGGCGAACGTCGAGGACGTGCGACGCGCCATCGAGTGGGCACGCGATTCGGGTGTCGCCGCCGTCGCGCGAAGCGGCGGGCACAGCTACGCGGGACACTCGGTCAACACCGGCCTGGTCATCGACCTCAGCGCGATGAACACCGTGTCCGCCAACGGGTCCACCGGGTTGGTGACGACTGCGGGCGGGGCGCGGATGGCGGACGTCTATGCCGCCATCCAGCCCCACGAGATGGCGTTCGCGTTGGGCAACAGCGCTACGGTCGGCATCGGGGGCCTCGTGCTCGGCGGCGGCTGCGGCGCCACCTCGCGCGTGTTCGGGCTCACCGCGGACGCGCTGGTGGCGACCACGGTCGTGACCGCGGACGGGCGGCTGCTGCACTGCGACGCGAACGAGAACGCCGACCTGTTCTGGGCGTGCCGCGGTGGTGGCGGCGGCAACTTCGGGATCAACGTTTCCTTCACCTTCCAGGCCAGGCCGGTGGCCGACTGCTCGACCTACGTGCTGGTGTGGGACCGCGCGGACGCGCCGAAGGTCTTCTCCGCGTTGCAGGAGGTCGTGCGACGAGGGCCGGACGAGTTCGCGGCCAGGATCGGCGTCGCAAAGGTGGGCGGGTCGGAGGCCGTGGTGTCGGCCGTCGGGCAGCACCTCGGGCCGGCGAGCGAGCTGCGGGAGATCCTCGATCCGGTCCTGGCCGTCGCCCAGCCGGTCCACACCCGCATCGCGGACCGGACGTTCTGGCAGGCCAAGGACGACCTGCTGCACGAGACCGCCGAGGACGCGTTCGCGGTGCGGACCAACATCGTCACCGAGCCGCTGCCCGACGAGGCGGTCGCCACGATGCTGTCCTTCGTCGACAGCCTGCCCGGCAGCGGCAGCCCGGACGGCGGCGGCGCGGCCTTGTTCTCCTGGGGCGGCGCGATCAACCGGGTCGGCCGGACGGACACCGCGTTCGCCCACCGCGACGCGATGTTCCTGCTGTCCATGGACACGTCGTGGGCCGAGACCGACGAACCCGCCGTGGTCGCGGCCAACCTCCGCTGGCTGTCGGAGCTGGGGGACGCGTTGTCGCCTTACGTGTCCGACGGCGCGTTCCAGAACTTCATGGACCCGGACCTAGCGGACTGGCGCACGGCCTACTACGGCGTCAACTACCCGCGACTGAGGAAGATCAAGGACCGGGTGGACCCGGACGGCTTCTTCACCTTCGCGCAGAGCATCTGA
- a CDS encoding ABC transporter ATP-binding protein, translating into MRETLRAYASVMAIGFRAAPRYALGQLLTGIVFAVAVPVSALCAKLIVDAAVTRNLDLGLFAVGLLAAVSAGALVCVFYYVHCLFAVMERAGALVSERLMTLVGGTDGLAHHERPEYQDEVHRIREEQHRLASVVNASAGLLRVGAALVVSAVLLVAVHPLLLLLPLLAVVSLWLGKRSRDLAVAAQEATTEQERLRRHLFELGTSPAAGKELRVFGITDVVRARHHETSEVVLREHRRAAWRASGLQALGGVVSALGYVGAIGLVLVLAGGGRATPGDVALVVGLAAQLTSTVGMAVLYGMEFLFVLKVARRFRWLADYAGTARRPVDSPAPVPPALRDGLELRGVGFGYPDGTGDVLSDVSLRLPAGAVVALVGDNGAGKTTLVKLLSGFYPPERGTITVDGVDLTRFPADRWRARVSAAFQDFASFEFRTFETVGVGDLPRMDDPAAVRAALERAGAADVVDGLPDGSGTQLGTRWDGGVDLSGGQWQKLALARGLMDADPLLVVFDEPTAALDAHTEHGLFERFAQAARDGRGTGAVTVLVSHRFSTVRMADVIVVLDGGRIRESGSHDQLVAAGGLYAELYELQSRAYR; encoded by the coding sequence GTGCGTGAAACGCTGCGGGCATACGCCTCCGTCATGGCGATCGGTTTCCGGGCCGCGCCCCGGTACGCCCTCGGCCAGCTCCTCACCGGCATCGTGTTCGCCGTCGCCGTCCCGGTCAGCGCGCTGTGCGCCAAGCTCATCGTGGACGCCGCGGTGACCCGGAACCTCGATCTCGGCCTGTTCGCGGTCGGGCTGCTGGCCGCGGTGTCCGCCGGCGCACTGGTCTGCGTCTTCTACTACGTGCACTGCCTGTTCGCCGTCATGGAGCGGGCCGGCGCGCTGGTGAGCGAACGGCTGATGACGCTGGTGGGCGGCACCGACGGGCTGGCGCACCACGAACGGCCCGAGTACCAGGACGAGGTCCACCGCATCCGCGAGGAGCAGCACCGGCTGGCTTCGGTGGTGAACGCGAGCGCCGGGCTGCTGCGGGTCGGCGCGGCCCTGGTGGTCAGCGCGGTGCTGCTGGTCGCGGTCCACCCGCTGCTCCTGCTGCTGCCGCTGCTGGCGGTGGTCTCGCTGTGGCTGGGCAAGCGCAGCCGCGATCTGGCGGTGGCCGCCCAGGAGGCAACCACCGAGCAGGAACGCCTGCGTCGTCACCTGTTCGAACTGGGCACCTCCCCCGCGGCCGGCAAGGAGCTGCGCGTCTTCGGCATCACCGACGTGGTGCGCGCCCGTCACCACGAGACCTCGGAAGTCGTGCTGCGCGAGCACCGCCGCGCGGCGTGGCGGGCCTCCGGCCTGCAGGCGCTCGGCGGCGTCGTGTCCGCGCTGGGCTACGTCGGGGCGATCGGTCTGGTGCTGGTGCTCGCCGGGGGCGGTCGTGCGACGCCCGGCGACGTGGCACTGGTCGTGGGGCTGGCAGCCCAGCTGACCAGCACCGTGGGGATGGCGGTGCTGTACGGGATGGAGTTCTTGTTCGTGCTGAAGGTGGCCCGGCGGTTCCGGTGGCTCGCGGACTACGCGGGCACGGCGCGCCGTCCGGTCGACAGCCCGGCGCCGGTGCCCCCGGCGCTACGGGACGGCCTGGAGCTGCGCGGCGTCGGGTTCGGCTACCCGGACGGGACCGGCGACGTGCTGTCCGACGTCTCGCTTCGCCTGCCGGCCGGAGCGGTGGTCGCGCTCGTCGGCGACAACGGCGCCGGGAAGACCACGCTGGTCAAGCTGCTGTCCGGCTTCTACCCGCCGGAGCGGGGCACGATCACCGTGGACGGTGTCGACCTGACCCGGTTTCCCGCCGACCGGTGGCGGGCGCGGGTGTCGGCCGCCTTCCAGGACTTCGCCTCGTTCGAGTTCCGGACGTTCGAGACGGTCGGCGTCGGGGACCTGCCCCGGATGGACGACCCTGCCGCGGTGCGGGCAGCGCTCGAACGCGCCGGCGCGGCGGACGTCGTCGACGGGCTGCCCGACGGGTCCGGCACCCAGCTCGGCACGCGGTGGGACGGTGGTGTCGACCTGTCCGGCGGCCAGTGGCAGAAGTTGGCCCTGGCCCGCGGGTTGATGGACGCCGACCCGCTGCTGGTCGTCTTCGACGAACCCACCGCCGCGCTGGACGCGCACACCGAGCACGGCCTGTTCGAACGCTTCGCCCAGGCCGCGCGCGACGGGCGCGGGACGGGGGCGGTCACGGTGCTGGTGTCGCACCGGTTCTCCACGGTGCGGATGGCGGACGTCATCGTCGTCCTGGACGGTGGACGGATCCGCGAGAGCGGCAGTCACGACCAACTGGTGGCCGCCGGAGGGCTGTACGCCGAACTCTACGAGCTCCAGTCCCGCGCCTACCGGTGA
- a CDS encoding ATP-grasp domain-containing protein codes for MAERPVLVVGFVTPVLAALGETEPDGSVILVEEPDVIRKRSLRGRLAGTALVRELIEWEYAAQGTADAFYAIHRDLNPVAVVPLIEYATPFAARLAERYGLPGASLGAAQILRDKALLRKVSAAAGVRNPESAEVSCAEDVLTFMRAHPGPVVLKPVNRQASVGTQIIHDPAEAGRAWAGCVEQDEGIFVHDRPMELRMLVERYVSGPEYSVEMLVRGGRPLFVNVTGKQLYPGPRPVELAHVVPADIPDDLAGELGEQTRRVVEAVGFADGIAHCEWIVADGVPHLVECAGRIPGDGILEIIHRAYPMDLLRAYFTVMRGESPPEPPRRAARGAAVRFVPMEPGVIDAVLGVEEARQVEGVFLVDIQVGAGHRFTGLRSSWDRSGLVMATADSPTEALRRAEKAADLVRIEVRPDQ; via the coding sequence ATGGCTGAGCGGCCAGTGCTGGTCGTCGGGTTCGTGACCCCGGTGCTCGCCGCGCTGGGCGAGACCGAACCCGACGGCTCGGTCATCCTGGTCGAGGAGCCGGACGTCATCCGCAAGCGGTCCCTTCGCGGGCGGCTGGCCGGGACCGCCCTGGTCCGGGAGCTGATCGAGTGGGAGTACGCCGCGCAGGGCACGGCCGACGCCTTCTACGCGATCCACCGCGACCTGAACCCGGTCGCGGTGGTCCCGCTGATCGAGTACGCCACCCCGTTCGCCGCCCGGCTCGCCGAGCGCTACGGCCTGCCGGGTGCGAGCCTCGGCGCCGCGCAGATCCTGCGGGACAAGGCCCTGCTGCGGAAGGTCAGCGCGGCTGCCGGAGTGCGCAACCCGGAGAGCGCCGAGGTGTCCTGCGCCGAGGACGTGCTGACGTTCATGCGCGCCCACCCCGGCCCGGTGGTGCTCAAACCGGTGAACCGGCAGGCCTCGGTAGGGACGCAGATCATCCACGACCCGGCCGAGGCGGGCCGGGCCTGGGCTGGTTGCGTCGAGCAGGACGAGGGCATCTTCGTCCACGACCGGCCGATGGAACTGCGCATGCTGGTCGAACGGTATGTGTCCGGGCCCGAGTACAGCGTCGAGATGCTCGTCCGCGGCGGACGGCCGTTGTTCGTCAACGTCACGGGCAAGCAGCTCTACCCGGGTCCGCGGCCGGTTGAACTGGCCCACGTCGTGCCTGCCGACATCCCCGACGATCTCGCCGGGGAGCTGGGGGAGCAGACCCGCCGGGTGGTCGAGGCGGTCGGGTTCGCCGACGGCATCGCGCACTGCGAGTGGATCGTCGCCGACGGCGTGCCACACCTGGTCGAGTGCGCGGGCAGGATCCCGGGGGACGGCATTCTGGAGATCATCCACCGGGCCTACCCGATGGACTTGCTCCGCGCGTACTTCACCGTGATGCGCGGCGAGTCGCCCCCCGAGCCGCCGCGCCGCGCCGCGCGCGGGGCGGCCGTCCGGTTCGTTCCGATGGAGCCCGGTGTGATCGACGCCGTGCTGGGCGTCGAGGAGGCTCGCCAGGTCGAAGGCGTGTTCCTGGTGGACATCCAGGTCGGGGCCGGGCACCGGTTCACCGGGCTGCGCAGCTCGTGGGACCGCTCGGGCCTGGTGATGGCGACCGCGGACAGCCCGACCGAGGCCCTGCGGCGGGCGGAGAAGGCGGCAGACCTCGTGCGCATCGAGGTCCGGCCGGATCAATGA
- a CDS encoding MFS transporter: MTGDKPTGVLAVLRQTPAPVRYLLGGMLINQVGAFIQTFLILYLTFRGSSVGFAGISLAAYSVGSIFGAMLGGELAHRFGGRATIVAAMTCAAPLVASVPMAAEAPAVLLVVVALSGLSIQAYRPAAAVLLAEFMPEQHKVMGFSMMRIALNIGAAVAPLLAAVLIQIDWDLLFWLDGGTAALWALLAFMRLPKPTATAHRTEPGGTAGPAMTARAVYGTLVRDTRFLCYLVAGMFGMIVYAGSVAVLPLNIVAADYPVSLYSTVLVTSSIVLITCELKITTYIVRIPKFLAGLFGNLVTGLGFVCYGLLSTHSFFVIAGALLTVSGLMIHGPSTAAHPATFPVELRSRYIATKETLSGLAATIGPVLGLYIWSEHGGSAFWTMCALLSVIAGTMHIYGLRQPPSTPDPEAVPEPDSMVDTEPEIQPETLGERR; this comes from the coding sequence GTGACCGGCGACAAGCCGACGGGCGTTCTCGCGGTGCTGCGGCAGACACCGGCCCCGGTCCGATACCTGCTCGGCGGCATGCTCATCAACCAGGTGGGCGCATTCATCCAGACTTTCCTGATCCTGTACCTGACCTTCCGGGGCAGCTCGGTCGGCTTCGCCGGGATCAGTCTCGCCGCCTACAGCGTCGGGTCGATCTTCGGCGCCATGCTCGGCGGCGAGTTGGCCCACCGCTTCGGCGGCCGGGCCACGATCGTGGCGGCCATGACGTGCGCGGCACCGCTCGTCGCGTCGGTCCCGATGGCCGCGGAGGCGCCCGCGGTGCTGCTCGTGGTGGTCGCGCTGTCCGGGCTGTCGATCCAGGCCTACCGGCCCGCTGCCGCCGTGCTGCTCGCCGAGTTCATGCCGGAGCAGCACAAGGTCATGGGCTTCTCGATGATGCGCATCGCGCTGAACATCGGCGCCGCCGTCGCCCCGCTGCTGGCGGCCGTGCTCATCCAGATCGACTGGGACCTGCTGTTCTGGCTGGACGGCGGGACCGCCGCGCTCTGGGCACTGCTCGCGTTCATGCGGCTGCCGAAGCCGACCGCGACCGCGCACCGCACCGAACCCGGCGGCACGGCCGGGCCCGCCATGACCGCCCGCGCGGTCTACGGGACATTGGTGCGGGACACCAGGTTCTTGTGCTATCTCGTGGCAGGCATGTTCGGCATGATCGTCTACGCCGGGTCGGTCGCCGTGCTGCCGCTGAACATCGTCGCCGCCGACTACCCGGTCAGCTTGTACAGCACGGTGCTCGTGACGTCCTCGATCGTCCTGATCACCTGCGAACTCAAGATCACCACCTACATCGTCCGGATTCCGAAGTTCCTGGCGGGCCTGTTCGGAAACCTGGTCACCGGGCTCGGGTTCGTGTGCTACGGGCTGCTCTCGACCCACTCGTTCTTCGTGATCGCGGGCGCACTCCTGACCGTCTCCGGGCTCATGATCCACGGGCCGAGCACGGCCGCCCACCCGGCCACGTTCCCGGTCGAGCTCCGGAGCCGCTACATCGCGACGAAGGAGACCCTGTCCGGCCTCGCCGCGACGATCGGCCCGGTGCTGGGGCTCTACATCTGGAGCGAGCACGGCGGTTCGGCCTTCTGGACCATGTGTGCGCTGCTGTCCGTCATCGCGGGCACGATGCACATCTACGGCCTCCGGCAGCCTCCGTCCACACCGGATCCCGAGGCCGTGCCGGAGCCCGATTCGATGGTTGACACCGAGCCGGAGATTCAGCCGGAAACCTTGGGAGAGCGCCGATGA
- a CDS encoding AfsR/SARP family transcriptional regulator, which yields MLGPLRLHDCRRTISVGGPKQRTLLSLLLVRVNTMVSVDEMVDELWGVRVPDSAIHNIRLYIANLRRLLARVGATSIVNLRGSGYQLVAEPGRLDIEVFRRDVADARRAVADAEWDVALALFERGVGLWRGRALADVPVSAALSAWCAGADDERLGATEDLVGALIMAGFPDRAASRAGDVIAADPLRERAHALLMRARYQVGDVAGALAAFDAARRHMVRQLGVEPGDDLRRLQQAVLSREPVPAGPVRAVGRRWLAVHFDRPNGLLPLEVLPGPTVPPAHR from the coding sequence ATGCTCGGACCGTTGCGATTGCACGATTGTCGAAGGACCATTTCCGTCGGCGGGCCCAAACAGCGGACGCTGCTGTCGCTCCTCCTCGTGCGCGTCAACACGATGGTCTCGGTCGACGAGATGGTCGACGAGCTGTGGGGCGTGCGGGTCCCCGACTCCGCGATCCACAACATCCGCCTGTACATCGCCAACCTCCGCCGGCTGTTGGCGCGGGTCGGCGCGACGTCGATCGTCAACCTGCGGGGGTCGGGCTACCAGCTCGTCGCCGAGCCGGGTCGGCTCGACATCGAAGTGTTCCGGCGTGATGTCGCGGACGCGCGCCGGGCGGTCGCCGACGCCGAGTGGGACGTGGCGCTCGCGCTGTTCGAGCGGGGTGTCGGCCTGTGGCGCGGTCGGGCGCTCGCCGACGTGCCGGTGTCCGCGGCGCTGTCGGCGTGGTGCGCGGGCGCCGACGACGAGCGGCTCGGCGCGACCGAGGACCTCGTCGGGGCGCTGATCATGGCCGGCTTCCCGGACCGGGCGGCCAGCCGGGCGGGCGACGTGATCGCCGCCGACCCGCTCCGGGAGCGGGCGCACGCCCTGCTGATGCGGGCCCGGTACCAGGTGGGGGACGTGGCCGGCGCACTGGCCGCCTTCGACGCCGCGCGCCGGCACATGGTCCGGCAGTTGGGCGTCGAGCCGGGGGACGACCTGCGCCGGTTGCAGCAGGCCGTCCTGTCGCGCGAGCCGGTGCCGGCCGGACCCGTCCGCGCGGTCGGCCGCCGGTGGCTCGCTGTCCACTTCGACCGGCCGAACGGCCTCCTACCGCTGGAAGTCCTTCCCGGCCCGACGGTCCCGCCCGCTCACCGGTAG
- a CDS encoding DUF6875 domain-containing protein, producing MIGDNAVSIWTAAEVDDGAVPAHQLPHLREILAWAGEYLVSFHPGLGRKGPVCPYTLASLQRGLFYLASPADDSGDTDILGAIESLRSWYEKISSGIAPDDRELLTILLVLPRLDHRDPTTLDDLQREAKDDFVADGLMIGQFHPVCDQPGLWNADFKALRAPVPLLAIRRLVVFDLPFLVDSTAHAGSYLRRFAPDIPPRVRDLLVERVVGSGNSPRSA from the coding sequence ATGATCGGCGACAACGCGGTTTCGATCTGGACGGCGGCCGAAGTGGACGACGGCGCCGTGCCCGCACACCAGCTGCCGCATCTGCGGGAGATCCTCGCCTGGGCCGGAGAGTACCTGGTGTCCTTCCACCCGGGACTCGGCCGGAAAGGCCCTGTGTGCCCCTACACCCTGGCATCGCTGCAAAGAGGGCTGTTCTACCTCGCGTCCCCTGCCGACGACAGCGGCGACACCGACATCCTCGGCGCGATCGAGAGCCTGCGCTCGTGGTACGAGAAGATCTCGAGCGGGATCGCGCCCGACGACCGGGAGCTGCTGACGATCCTGCTCGTGCTGCCCCGGCTGGACCACCGCGATCCGACCACACTGGACGACCTGCAGCGGGAGGCGAAGGACGACTTCGTCGCCGACGGTCTGATGATCGGCCAGTTCCACCCGGTCTGCGACCAGCCCGGTCTGTGGAACGCCGATTTCAAGGCACTGCGAGCTCCGGTGCCGCTGCTGGCCATCCGCAGGCTGGTCGTGTTCGACCTGCCGTTCCTGGTGGACAGCACGGCGCACGCCGGGAGCTATCTGCGGCGATTCGCCCCGGACATCCCGCCCCGCGTCCGCGATCTGCTGGTCGAGCGGGTGGTGGGCAGCGGGAACTCCCCGCGGTCGGCGTGA